From the Malus domestica chromosome 17, GDT2T_hap1 genome, one window contains:
- the LOC103404731 gene encoding pentatricopeptide repeat-containing protein At1g03560, mitochondrial isoform X2, whose translation MRRTLLRAPLSLSAARILPPRPPRPYIHGGSSSKASNSHCTSSFSSNSRWVFTNSLPPPEWVEPFNDVSDVVSNTQNFDPSPWVAQIVNLLDGSPTMEANLDSYCRTFLIKLSPNFVSYVLKSYELRGKPKTALRFFAWAGSQKKYHHKLDCYVSLIELLSVCRDLDRIRCVLVKLKEMNFLMTSSAANSLIKSFGCLGMVDELLWVWRRMKENEIEPSLYTYNFLLNGLVNSMFIESAELVFEVMEVGKIAPDIVTYNTMIKGYCKGGKTQKAMEKFRAMEGRNVEPDKITYMTLIQGCYSEGDVDSCLSLYQEMEEKGLEIPPHAYSLVINGLCKGGKCMEGYAVFEHMIQKGCKANVANYTALIDSYVKCGSIEKAMKLFERMKNDGLEPDEVTYGVIVNGLCKSGRVEEAMEYFAFCEGRGMAVNAMFYSSLIDGLGKAGRLDEAERLFEKMVVKGCPQDSYCYNALIDALAKCGKADEALALFKKMEEEGCDQTVYTYTILISGLFKEHRNEEALKLWDTMIDKGITPNVASFRALSIGLCLSGKVARACKILDELAPMGVIPETAFEDMINVLCKAGRFNEACKLADGIVDRGREIPGRIRTVLINALRKAGNADLAMKLMHSKIGIGYDRMGSVKRPLKEVF comes from the exons ATGAGAAGAACCCTACTGAGAGCCCCCCTATCACTCTCAGCAGCCCGTATTCTTCCTCCAAGACCTCCCCGTCCGTACATCCATGGAGGGTCTTCGTCGAAAGCTTCAAATTCTCACTGTACGTCAAGTTTCAGCTCAAATTCCAGGTGGGTTTTCACCaactctctccctcctcccGAATGGGTAGAACCTTTCAATGACGTCTCTGATGTAGTATCGAACACACAAAATTTTGACCCATCTCCGTGGGTCGCTCAAATTGTGAATCTTTTAGATGGGTCCCCTACGATGGAGGCCAATTTAGACTCTTACTGTCGCACATTCTTGATCAAATTGTCTCCTAATTTTGTTTCGTATGTGTTGAAATCTTATGAGCTTCGTGGGAAGCCCAAAACCGCCTTGCGGTTCTTTGCTTGGGCTGGTAGCCAGAAGAAGTATCATCATAAGCTTGACTGCTATGTATCTTTGATTGAACTTTTATCTGTGTGTCGTGATTTGGACCGTATTCGATGTGTACTTGTTAAGCTTAAAGAAATGAACTTTTTGATGACTTCTTCGGCGGcaaattctttgattaaaagcTTTGGATGTCTTGGAATGGTTGATGAGCTGTTGTGGGTTTGGCGTCGAATGAAGGAGAATGAGATTGAGCCTAGTTTGTACACTTATAACTTTTTACTGAATGGTTTGGTGAATTCGATGTTTATTGAATCGGCTGAGCTGGTTTTTGAGGTTATGGAAGTCGGGAAAATTGCACCGGACATTGTGACTTATAATACAATGATTAAAGGGTATTGTAAGGGAGGGAAAACCCAGAAAGCAATGGAGAAGTTCAGAGCTATGGAGGGGAGGAATGTGGAACCTGATAAGATTACTTACATGACTTTAATACAGGGGTGTTATTCAGAAGGAGATGTTGATTCGTGTTTAAGTCTTTACCAAGAAATGGAAGAGAAAGGACTTGAAATTCCACCTCATGCGTATAGTTTAGTGATCAACGGGCTTTGCAAAGGTGGGAAATGTATGGAAGGATATGCCGTTTTTGAACATATGATTCAGAAGGGATGTAAAGCCAATGTGGCAAACTATACAGCATTGATCGATTCATATGTGAAATGTGGGAGCATTGAGAAGGCAATGAAGCTTTTCGAGAGGATGAAAAATGACGGGCTTGAACCAGATGAGGTCACTTACGGGGTTATCGTCAATGGATTATGTAAGAGTGGGAGAGTGGAGGAGGCAATGGAGTACTTTGCCTTTTGTGAAGGCAGGGGGATGGCAGTTAATGCTATGTTTTATTCTAGTCTAATCGATGGTCTTGGAAAAGCAGGGAGGCTTGATGAGGCTGAAAGGCTCTTTGAAAAGATGGTAGTGAAGGGATGTCCACAGGATTCATACTGCTATAATGCCCTTATCGATGCCCTAGCTAAATGTGGAAAAGCTGATGAAGCATTAGCACTCTTTAAGAAAATGGAAGAGGAAGGTTGTGATCAGACAGTTTATACATACACAATACTCATCAGCGGACTTTTTAAGGAGCACAGAAATGAAGAGGCATTGAAGCTCTGGGACACGATGATTGATAAGGGCATCACACCGAATGTTGCTTCCTTCAGGGCCCTCTCTATTGGGCTTTGTCTCTCAGGCAAGGTAGCGAGAGCCTGCAAGATTTTGGATGAGCTAGCGCCAATGGGTGTGATTCCTGAGACAGCTTTTGAAGATATGATCAATGTGCTGTGCAAAGCTGGCCGTTTCAATGAAGCCTGCAAGTTGGCCGATGGAATTGTGGACAGAGGTAGGGAAATACCAGGACGAATCCGAACGGTTCTAATCAATGCCTTGAGGAAAGCAGGCAATGCAGATTTAGCTATGAAGTTGATGCATAGTAAGATCGGTATTGGGTATGACCGAATGGGTAGCGTCAAAAG ACCCTTGAAAGAGGTTTTCTAG
- the LOC103404731 gene encoding pentatricopeptide repeat-containing protein At1g03560, mitochondrial isoform X1 has translation MRRTLLRAPLSLSAARILPPRPPRPYIHGGSSSKASNSHCTSSFSSNSRWVFTNSLPPPEWVEPFNDVSDVVSNTQNFDPSPWVAQIVNLLDGSPTMEANLDSYCRTFLIKLSPNFVSYVLKSYELRGKPKTALRFFAWAGSQKKYHHKLDCYVSLIELLSVCRDLDRIRCVLVKLKEMNFLMTSSAANSLIKSFGCLGMVDELLWVWRRMKENEIEPSLYTYNFLLNGLVNSMFIESAELVFEVMEVGKIAPDIVTYNTMIKGYCKGGKTQKAMEKFRAMEGRNVEPDKITYMTLIQGCYSEGDVDSCLSLYQEMEEKGLEIPPHAYSLVINGLCKGGKCMEGYAVFEHMIQKGCKANVANYTALIDSYVKCGSIEKAMKLFERMKNDGLEPDEVTYGVIVNGLCKSGRVEEAMEYFAFCEGRGMAVNAMFYSSLIDGLGKAGRLDEAERLFEKMVVKGCPQDSYCYNALIDALAKCGKADEALALFKKMEEEGCDQTVYTYTILISGLFKEHRNEEALKLWDTMIDKGITPNVASFRALSIGLCLSGKVARACKILDELAPMGVIPETAFEDMINVLCKAGRFNEACKLADGIVDRGREIPGRIRTVLINALRKAGNADLAMKLMHSKIGIGYDRMGSVKRRVKFRTLFDNP, from the exons ATGAGAAGAACCCTACTGAGAGCCCCCCTATCACTCTCAGCAGCCCGTATTCTTCCTCCAAGACCTCCCCGTCCGTACATCCATGGAGGGTCTTCGTCGAAAGCTTCAAATTCTCACTGTACGTCAAGTTTCAGCTCAAATTCCAGGTGGGTTTTCACCaactctctccctcctcccGAATGGGTAGAACCTTTCAATGACGTCTCTGATGTAGTATCGAACACACAAAATTTTGACCCATCTCCGTGGGTCGCTCAAATTGTGAATCTTTTAGATGGGTCCCCTACGATGGAGGCCAATTTAGACTCTTACTGTCGCACATTCTTGATCAAATTGTCTCCTAATTTTGTTTCGTATGTGTTGAAATCTTATGAGCTTCGTGGGAAGCCCAAAACCGCCTTGCGGTTCTTTGCTTGGGCTGGTAGCCAGAAGAAGTATCATCATAAGCTTGACTGCTATGTATCTTTGATTGAACTTTTATCTGTGTGTCGTGATTTGGACCGTATTCGATGTGTACTTGTTAAGCTTAAAGAAATGAACTTTTTGATGACTTCTTCGGCGGcaaattctttgattaaaagcTTTGGATGTCTTGGAATGGTTGATGAGCTGTTGTGGGTTTGGCGTCGAATGAAGGAGAATGAGATTGAGCCTAGTTTGTACACTTATAACTTTTTACTGAATGGTTTGGTGAATTCGATGTTTATTGAATCGGCTGAGCTGGTTTTTGAGGTTATGGAAGTCGGGAAAATTGCACCGGACATTGTGACTTATAATACAATGATTAAAGGGTATTGTAAGGGAGGGAAAACCCAGAAAGCAATGGAGAAGTTCAGAGCTATGGAGGGGAGGAATGTGGAACCTGATAAGATTACTTACATGACTTTAATACAGGGGTGTTATTCAGAAGGAGATGTTGATTCGTGTTTAAGTCTTTACCAAGAAATGGAAGAGAAAGGACTTGAAATTCCACCTCATGCGTATAGTTTAGTGATCAACGGGCTTTGCAAAGGTGGGAAATGTATGGAAGGATATGCCGTTTTTGAACATATGATTCAGAAGGGATGTAAAGCCAATGTGGCAAACTATACAGCATTGATCGATTCATATGTGAAATGTGGGAGCATTGAGAAGGCAATGAAGCTTTTCGAGAGGATGAAAAATGACGGGCTTGAACCAGATGAGGTCACTTACGGGGTTATCGTCAATGGATTATGTAAGAGTGGGAGAGTGGAGGAGGCAATGGAGTACTTTGCCTTTTGTGAAGGCAGGGGGATGGCAGTTAATGCTATGTTTTATTCTAGTCTAATCGATGGTCTTGGAAAAGCAGGGAGGCTTGATGAGGCTGAAAGGCTCTTTGAAAAGATGGTAGTGAAGGGATGTCCACAGGATTCATACTGCTATAATGCCCTTATCGATGCCCTAGCTAAATGTGGAAAAGCTGATGAAGCATTAGCACTCTTTAAGAAAATGGAAGAGGAAGGTTGTGATCAGACAGTTTATACATACACAATACTCATCAGCGGACTTTTTAAGGAGCACAGAAATGAAGAGGCATTGAAGCTCTGGGACACGATGATTGATAAGGGCATCACACCGAATGTTGCTTCCTTCAGGGCCCTCTCTATTGGGCTTTGTCTCTCAGGCAAGGTAGCGAGAGCCTGCAAGATTTTGGATGAGCTAGCGCCAATGGGTGTGATTCCTGAGACAGCTTTTGAAGATATGATCAATGTGCTGTGCAAAGCTGGCCGTTTCAATGAAGCCTGCAAGTTGGCCGATGGAATTGTGGACAGAGGTAGGGAAATACCAGGACGAATCCGAACGGTTCTAATCAATGCCTTGAGGAAAGCAGGCAATGCAGATTTAGCTATGAAGTTGATGCATAGTAAGATCGGTATTGGGTATGACCGAATGGGTAGCGTCAAAAGGCGAGTGAAGTTCCGAACTCTCTTTGACA ACCCTTGA